Part of the Opisthocomus hoazin isolate bOpiHoa1 chromosome 5, bOpiHoa1.hap1, whole genome shotgun sequence genome, tttcgAGCGGGAGAATTACAGCCGAGACAGATGAAATTTCTCTCTTGTATCACAGGCTCTGACTGCTTGCCAAAGTAAGGAGCAAGGACACAAACCAGCCCATTAATACTTCCCAAACTCAAAAGTTTATCCCAAAACCTGCAAACATTTTCTAAATGCGATGAAGCGTTCTTGGCAGTTGAGCTGATGGAGTCAGAGACAGAAGCGACTAAAGCGTCACAGCGAGCACCGGGGCTGGTTAGAATCAGCATGCAGAATTCCAACCTGCAAAGCCACCAGCGTGGCACGAGTTACCGGGTTTCTGTGCCAAAATTGTCACAAATGGCTCCAGCTCTATGCAGACTGTGTCCCGTCATCCTccccggtgcctccagcagcacccagaaaCAAGTATTTCAGAGGAAGCATGGGAAACCTCCTGAGCACTTCCCTATCAGTCCTAACAGTTTGAGTTTGGGTTTAGTTTTGTAGGTTTTTGTTAGATTTGAAAACATCCTAGACCTTTCCCACCCTTACATTAACTCTAAACACATTTATCTGTGGCCAGTTCCCATTAAATTAACACCTTCTAGTCCTTCTGTAACActcagggaaaaaacaaaccccaaacatctCCGTCACGGAATCCTGCTGTGCTCTTTGAGATGACACAGAGCACAAAGTCACGCTCTGTAATTCCGTGAGCAATGCCAAGAGCACTCCATCTCACCTTCACTGCCTTGTCCTTCCCCACAGCCAGACCTGCTACCAGCTTTGCAAAGCGACACTAAAGACAAAACATAACAAGTTCAAATGCCAGCACCCAAAGTCTTGCACTTGCAGCTCCTTCCTGCAATAACCAACCTGTTTTCCTGGAGTGAAAGAGTTGCACACGTCTGCACATGAGGCTACAGCCTCTAGCTGGAATCCACAGGGAACGAAACAccttctgggggaaaaaaccttACCACAGAGTAGCACGCTTGCCATTAGTCTGCAGGAAACAGTAATCCACGTTGAGCACCAGTTAGAATTGAGAACCACATGTTTTAGCACAGCACAACTTGAAATTCCAGTTGCTGCTCCTCTCTAAAAACCACAGAAACGCAGAATATGGTTAAACCAACCGTACGTGCAAGTGGAAGCGAATGTGCAAGTCAGTGACTCGTAAGAagggacagacagacacacagccaGATGACCGGTCTGCTGCTCCGCAGGAGGGTTCGCTGCTGGCAGCCCAGCGTGGCCGGTGCAGGAGCAGCACGCGCTGTTCTCGCCGCCACCCGTGCAGTGACCGGCAACGCAGCGCCCGTAGCACGGCACAGCCACCCAGCTGTACGCCTGAAAAAGGGGTTTTTAGCAGAACTTGTGATTTTTCTCCAGGCAAGACACGGATACAATCCCAGAACCGTGCAGCCGGCAAGGGAGTTCCGGGGGTCCCTAGTCCAAACCCTGCGCAGCGCGGGCCCGTTGAAGCAGGGTCTCATCCAGTCGGCATCTGCAGTACCCCTGGCGACGCAGATCCCGCAGCTCCTTCAGGAAAGCAGGTGCTGGACCATCCTCAAGGCAAAAAGCACGTTTTGCTACcaattcagaaatgttttgtcTTCCAGCTTGTCCCCGTcgcctcttctccttcctcttcgcACTTCCGAGCTGCGTCCGGCTCCGTCTCCTTTGCCACCTCCCACTGCCCGCTCGCAGGCAGCGACCGACCTCCCAGCTCCCGCTGCACGGCCGTCTCCTTCGGGGCTGCAGGAAAACCCCGTTCTCCCAGCCGGTCGCGGGCGCCGGCCTCTGCCACCGGTGGGCTGCGTCCTCCCGCGGCCAGAAGCCAAGCCCAGCCGCTACCGCCGCCATTCCGTCCTGTCCAACGGGCCGCCTGCGGCCTGAAAATACCTACGGCACAACTGAACTCATACAAAatgtaataagaaaataaaatttctgtgattttcttttaagcTTCTGAAGCACATGTGAGAGAATATCATCATGCACTCCCCCAGGGGAAATACATCCACTAAAAGACAATTTGAAGTGCGCTATTGGGACTGAAAATTAGGAACATTGAGTTTCAAACAACACTTCTCAAAAAACACCCCTGCCCTATCTACACACCAAATCTTGATAAACTCCGACTCCCTCTTCTGCTCACGGGTCAGGGGGGTGACAGGAaacaaactaaatgaaaaaataaaacaaaagactaCAGATTCTTCGCACCACAACAAAGGCATCTGACTGTTGGCTTGTTACTGTTGTCCACATCTGCCTGGCACTGCAcctgcttttctctttcccagGGCTGAATAGTTTTCTCTAAtcacaaaaaaatcccagttattttaaaaatcacttcctaTCACCAGCGATTAATGAGCACTAACTTTAACCGTTGAAGCGTGAATCATCCTGGCTCCGCACTGTGACAGCCACCTGAGGGCCAGGAATACGAGCAATGCTTGGCCCTCTGTCCTGATCCTGCTTCTCCAGGAAGACACTCGACCTTTCACGAGACCAGACTTGCACAGACTGCTGTGCAAAGGGACACCAGCGTGCAGGGCTTCACGTCTGTCTGCTGACTGAAGCTGTATGCAGAGCAAGGTGTGAATCTGAATGCCCTCACCGGCAGGGCCTACCTGTAACTACGCTGATGTTGACAGGAAAAAACACAGtacgcaggtcccttcaggcacAACATACTTCTACTTTACTTTTAGGACTTAAATTAAAACGAGATTTGATACACAGTTGAAGTATCTGGTTTCTTATAGTCATTCATTCTTTGTCAAGGTGCTACTTGCCTCATTTCAGACGACACCACAAGCAGCTGCTACGCTATTTCATCGCGGAAGAGAGACATCAGTCAGAAACAGAGTGCTCTCACTCTGCAGGTGATCCCCAAGGCGACGCAAGAAACTTGTCCTCCCAACTCCAAATCTCAGGCACACGAGACTGACAACCACCTCGCTCGCTCCCCAGTCACAGAAATCAGCTATCAGAGCTGTTCTGCAGACCATCACGTGACCCCCCCGCGTATCGAACAGCTGTACCTGACTCCCGACCAGTCAGCACCAGTGTCTCCATTAAATACCCCATAACCACAGCATCAGTCCGTCCATCCAGCCTCTCCCCTCGCCCCCAGGCGTGTTGCTCGCTAGCCCACAGGTCAGGTCAGCTTCACTACAAGAAGGCAGCCTAGATGAGTcatatttttgtttaatattcATCTGCACAATTCCTTACTGTAATTCAGGAGACAAAGCTGTATTACGGGCCTATTCTAACTGCAAAATGACCACCCCCGAAACAAAACTTCCCATTAAACATACACTTACACGCTTGTGCTCAAAAAATCATTCTTTATGGCCAGACAGTCAATgctttatttggaaaataaatataattccaGCTGCAATGCTGTACAGTAAATACGTACGTCTCAATAAAACAGCAACGTTTGCGGGACAGCTCAGACCACCTCATTTCTTAAAACCGTATTTGCCAGCCAAGGCAGACACGACATCCCTGTAGGGAGTATCCGAGTCAGACTTGGTCCTCGGTATGCCACACAGGCGGCGAAAGGCCGGAGAACGCAGCAGCAGGTTGTGCGAGAGTCCCACGAAGCTCGAGGACAGCCAGTACAACGCCATGGACTGCAACGAGATAACATGGAGTTAGATGCAGCAGAAGCACTCCGGTCTCAGGCAGCTCTCCACGAACTACAGCCACTGCTTACTCCCGGTTACCGAGAGAAACAACTCCCCCAAACCCACTCCTCTCAACAACAATCATGGCTtctatttcaaatgtatttttttattctttctcaacCCTTCTGGGAAAGAAAGAGCCACTACGCTGAAGCCTGACAACAGTTCATAAATGAATTCATATTAAACTTGCTTAAATTTCTCTATTTCAGACTACACGTCGATGAGCCAAACACTAGATACTGTGGTTTTGTTAATCGCTGCAAAAATACCCAGCACACCTGGTAAAAACGAGAAGGGTTTTAAGAAGTCATGGAATACTTCCTAATCTAAAAACTATGCTGTTTTCCTCCTACAGTAAGCAAACACTTGGCAAacctctgtctgtgtgtccttcATTATACAAAGGTTTCCCCTCGTTTTTGAGATCACAAAAAGGATGCTACCCTGCTCTGAACGCCCTTCCAAGCCCTAGTCTGCGAAAATGATGTTTAGAAACAGTAAGTTTGCAGATTCTTCCCTCTTTGACAAAAATATTCCATCTGTGTTAAGAATTTAAACGTATAGGTAGACAGAGCATCTTGTTTTCGGGCACACTGTATGAGAGAGTACGGTCTGCTCAACACAGCAGGCACCTGGGCCGCCCCTTCAGCACCAGGGACACCCCGCAGCCACAGCTCAGCGGACGCTCCGCCAAGGCTCTGCACTTACAGAGGGGACGGCTGCAGCAACAGGGATCATCACCACCGACACCACTCGAAAGAAATTCGTAGCAAGCTTCTGGAACCTGGAAACTTcctttttttgcaaagaaaagatctgaaagAGGAGATACCCATAGTTACAAACAAGGTCCTTCTGAAACAACCAACATGAGAAAACAGGCAACAGTGGGGTTTCCTCTGACCCAGCACTCTCGTTCACTTCTTTCTTCCATTTTGCATCCTCCATTTCCATCAACCTGCTGCTACAATATTTCACTGAACGTGTCTGATGTTTCGCACGTTCAGTCCTTTGCAGCAAACACTGTACCAGCCCGGCAGGGCACCAAACCATCACTCCAGGTAAGGTAACCTCACAGGACCCAACCAAACACCTCACGCTGTTCCCAGAGCTCAGACCCTGACAGTGCTTCTACAGAGGCACGCCACAAAGCTCGCAGCTCTACCCCAGATAACGAGAGTGCTTAAGCAGAGCTCGGTGATGCCACTGCTGCACATCTAGAGGTTCCGGCACcacagcctgcagcacagcccttgGAAAAACGCTGCCAACGGGAACGAGACCCAAACTGGTGGACAGGAAACTGAGCGAAGGCAGAACCAGACCTACAGTCACAGACTGACTTTTTTTCTCTAAGACCGTCTCAGTCCACGTAACACAGAAGAAAACGGAGTAAGAATGAAATCCAGATGGTTAGAGTTTGATGGGAACACCTAACGGAAAAATGGAGCAGAAAAATACTTCCATTAAATTACCCCCAAAGCTGGGaagagactttttttctgtttctgttgattAATCTCCCCAGCAATCTTAGAGAGTTctggattttttctcttttttaaagaagaacacaCAGTATTATTAGTTTTGACCACAAGGCAGTAACAAATAACAAACTAAAAGATCCACATACGCTTTTGGATGTTCTGGATGCTCAGCAGCCAGGAAGCTCATGAGAACACCATTCTAAATGAAACTTCAGAGTCAAGAGGAAATTCTACTGAGGCTCAAGTAAAGCCAATACAGCATCCGAGACACGTCACGTCAGATTTTGTTTTTGTCTCTAAACAAGACACCCACACCTTCAAATCCACAGAACAATGAAGTTATTCTTCAGCTCTGCTTAATGCATTTAAAGCAGTGAGATAGTCTGAAACTACCCTTCTACGACCATGTTTTATAACTGTGTAATACTGTCTTGCAATTCTGTAAAAGGAATTCTCCTTTTGCAATCATCCTGTTTATTCCACCAGCGTACCTCCACTATCAGCAAATTCACGAGCCCAAGGGCCACAGGCAAAATCCACGTAGAATCTGGTGCCGTGAGGTCTGTGAACCACAACGCTCCGCCTGCTGAGAACTGTTCTTGAACTGCAAGAATAGTTTAAAGAAAACACGGAATTAAGTATGATTCGCTGCCTCAAGTGGGTCAGAACCGCACCACGCACTGCAATCAAATCATCCAAGTTTCTGCGTACACTTTATCTACACGACAACTACACAGAAGCAGCAGTCTTTGGTTTAACGCATCAGTGTCAAGGCGGTCTGCTGTCACGAAAAGAGAAAATGGTGGGAGACACAGGCCCAGATCCAGACTAGCTCATCAGAGACACTGACTCAGGTGAACCTGCGATGAAAACTAACTTGATCTCAGCCACCATTTTACCAGCCAATGAGGAAAATGTGCAATGCAGTAACCTAGAGCGGCTCCATATTTCGTGTTTTTGAAATAATTCTATTTTCTTAATAACTATATAGCTTGTTGCATTTTTGTTTAGAAGAACAAACTATAAACTCTTCTCAAATActgatattttgattttattttttttttaaaaaacccacatgtTCATCTTGTCTATATAGTACTCCACATGAaacttcacactgaaaaaaaaatacagattaataGTGAGTGTGCTGTGGCATGGGTAATATTGCTGGCTAAATACATTTACCTCGTGAACCAGAAAAATCCCAAGccgatgtttttttttcctagtaaaaaATTTTGTGGTCTCTGGAAGGCCACAAAACAATTAAGCACTCACACGACTCAACAAAACGCCTCACGTTGTTCCCAGAGCCCAGACCCTGACAGTGCTTCTAAAGAGGCACGCCACAAAGCTCGCAGCTCTACCCCAAATAATGAGAGTGCTTAAGCAGAGCTGGGTGATGCTCCGGATGCTGCTGGAAGAGCTCAAACCAAAGAGAAGTGTAAGCGTCGTCCAGACACGAGTTCTTTGGTTCTATGAACTGTGGTTTGATCTAGTGTAACAAGTACAATGTACCTCATTAAAGTCTCTGAAATTCACTTTTATCAGATATTTACCTATGCTTAAAATACATAAAGTGTAAAAGCTTTGTAGCAGAGTAGTTTTTATACCAGCTTATATGTTGACCTCAGCTCTTTAACCAATGAAGAGTCCGTAAAAAACCAGTAAGTGAACAAAAAATGAGCGTTGAGACTGATCACCTTCCGAGTCCGTGGCACCAACGCTGCAGTTGCGCAGAGCGAGGGACACGCAAACCCACATTGGAACCTGCACCCACACCAGTAAAGTGGCTTTGAAGGGATGGCAGTTGTCTCGAACGTACAGCTCCGTAATAATCCTCCGCAGGTTCTTCTTAAAGTGGAAccttttagaaagaaaacaaaaaagtcctcTCAGAGCACCTGTCATAGAGTAACTGCTCAAATTCTGAAGTAACAATTCTACGCATGCCAGATTGGCTTGTTCAGGTGCAACCTTGGCAAACTTGAATGTCTCTCCTCTTCAGACATGCCTCTCTCCTTTGCCAACCCCCTTCCCTCACAACTTTTAGCCCTGCTGCTCTAAGTACCTTTTCACAACAAAACTTCCCACTGTCACTGTCAGCTACCAGTAACttgtctgaggttttttttctgaactagGATGTAATTTTCCCAACGCAGAGGCAATCAGCCAGTTACGTCACCCTCAGTATCCCAGCTCAGAGTCACTGCTACTGCACTACGAAACAAACAGGACCACAATCCGTCAcgcctccagctccagcagcgttTAGATACTGTAACAGCTAAGAAAACCTCAGTCACAAGTGAAGACAACAAAAATAATCCGGGATTTGGCCCTGTAAGCGTAAGCCTATCACAAGTTCagagttttaaaattaatatattctGAAGGGCAATATAACAAACGCAACTAAGTTGTAGAAGTGGTAAGAAAATCTAAGTTTTGGGCAACGGTAGAAGCTTTCTGTAAAACTGCTGCTGTAGGATTTTCCCTCCCTCTACCCCTCCACCTGGAATGGATTTATAAGCTATGTACAATCGCCATCTTACCTGGCAACCTTTTCAGACCAACCCTGCTGCTTTCCATGAACAGAAACTTCATAGCGAAGACGCTCAGCTAGTTTTTTAATCTCAGGCTGCAGATTTTCCAGCTAgctaaagaaaagggaaaatgtttATGCACAGTCACAGGTAACAACCACTTCCCCTCCCCACCTGATGCTGTACAAACGTGAAGAACGACTGTGAAGGACACGGCAACACATCTGTAAACACCTTTTATCTTTAAACACAATAATCCTGTGAAGATACTAGTGAGAAGTATTTACTGTAACAATCAAAGATATTATCTTACTactaaatgaaataaatacagaattagATTTTATATTTTGTTCTTAACAAACACCTTTTTATCTTCGTTTAGGAATTGTGACCAGCTACTTTACTTAACAAAAACACCTTTAATGCCACCGCAAAAAGATTTAAAGCCCAGCAGGATGTAGCTTTGCAGTCACCGAAGTCACTGCCCGGAGGAATGAGACCCCGTTATGCAAAAGTGCAACATGATATTCACTTCTGCACtcaagaggaaaggagaaatgaaCCAGCACGGCTGTAAGAAGACAgagcaaaacccaaacaaacgaAACCACACCCCAAACACGCGGCAACAAAGGAACTAAATCACTCCTCTGCAATAATGATGGTCGCGGCAGAACCCCCTCCAAGAAACACGCCTGCCCTCGCCAGCCCCACCTTCGCGCCGGCGAGGAACAGAGAGCCGACCGGGCACAGACCAGCTGAGATCGGGCGGCTGCGACGCAGCACCCCAACGGGCGAGGAAACGGCACGGCAAGGGAGAAAGGCCAACGTGCCCCTCAGAGCGTGAGGAAACACAACAGCAAGGGAGAAAGGCCAACGTCCCCCTCAGCCGGTGAAGAAGTGGCACAGGGAaggtgatagaggggattgtaagaaatgtgaaactataacaaaaagccttaatattttctagtttttagtagtctttagtactgtaacttgtatttctgcatgcatagtgatctaacaatataactgttacactaatccctgttttctcattaaggaatgtagtggaaggacatgggcacaagctatcacttagtcgttagacaaaataattaagtgaaacaaaagtagtcttgattctcagcaaataattgggataactgtgggataaaagagactcctaaataattccactccagacagctcggccttgggagggcaaatgcgccaagctccagagatcaggaggcaccaagagagcaacaagaccggagcaaaacaacctgaaggacatgatggacgtgatcctggaactgagtttgcgcagaaacaaatgtcaatcagtgaacagcgtgatgaagaggatgggccttcatcttgggacccccgaagaccacccacagatactaacagacatgtgtgaaagatatttacatatgctaattagttcctagaaatataatgaataattacctgtgtgattgtatttaacctgaagcaacagggtgtctggcgcgcacgtttggaggagaaatcccctgtgtgcccggagccgcaataaagaatacctgcttaacagtatacattgtactgttaggtttttcctaccggatcttcgaatcaaagGAGAAACGCCAAAGCCCCCCTCAGAGGGTGAGGAAATGGCAGAGCGAAGGAGAAGCCATAAAACCCCCCTGAGCAGGTGAAGAAGCGGCACAGCAAAGGAGAAGCCACAAAGCCCCCTCAGCGGGCGAGGAAGCGGCAGAGCGAAGGAGCAgcgccctgctccccagcaccgcAAAGACTCCCCGCCCGCCGCAGGCACAGCACGGAACCTCTTCGGTAACTTCAGCCGTTCTCCCAACTTCTGAGGAAAAACCGGTGTTTAGACACCGCCCGAGCCCGGTTTACCTCACGTCTCTACCGGAGCAGCCCCGGCGAGCGCCCCGCGCCCGGGAGCAACCCACCTTGGCCAGGAGGCGGCTCTGGTGCGCGGCCAGCGGCAGGGTGACGGCGGTGCGGAGCAGCGCGGCACCGCAGGCGATGGCGGCCCACCACGGCAGCCCAGCGGCCTCCTGCAGGGCCACCAGCCCGGCCTCCGCGCCGCGCACCGCCGCCGACCCCGCCGCCCACTCGTAccagccgccggggccgccgACCGCCGCCGCCACGGCCAGCGCCgtccgcccgcccggccgccatAGCCGCCACATGGCCGGcggcgccgccaccgcgcatgcgccCGCCCGCCAGCGCAGCgagcccgcccggcgccgccaccgcgcatgcgcgTGCCCGTGCAGCCGCAACG contains:
- the COX18 gene encoding cytochrome c oxidase assembly protein COX18, mitochondrial, yielding MWRLWRPGGRTALAVAAAVGGPGGWYEWAAGSAAVRGAEAGLVALQEAAGLPWWAAIACGAALLRTAVTLPLAAHQSRLLAKLENLQPEIKKLAERLRYEVSVHGKQQGWSEKVARFHFKKNLRRIITELYVRDNCHPFKATLLVWVQVPMWVCVSLALRNCSVGATDSEVQEQFSAGGALWFTDLTAPDSTWILPVALGLVNLLIVEIFSLQKKEVSRFQKLATNFFRVVSVVMIPVAAAVPSSMALYWLSSSFVGLSHNLLLRSPAFRRLCGIPRTKSDSDTPYRDVVSALAGKYGFKK